From a region of the Candida albicans SC5314 chromosome 1, complete sequence genome:
- the TPO3 gene encoding spermine transporter (Putative polyamine transporter; MFS-MDR family; induced by Sfu1, regulated upon white-opaque; decreased expression in hyphae vs yeast-form cells; regulated by Nrg1; Spider biofilm repressed): MVSHDDSSDSEITAQEFNPTAFQPDLEAQSINSSDTQHSEKSTEPQLTVTRTETKKSLHDLGLTSSIPHPELNGPIIENPIFPEEYTLETTTGLVPVVTLQSIGRVKTIQEEEKLAGLDSEIEFVTFKVGDPENPHNWPMWLKWWYTFIISMFVISAAYGSSCLSGGLSTVNNKYHVSTEVSTLTVSLMVIGFCVGPLLWAPMSEEYGRRPTYFISFGLYVIFNIPCALSPNIGGLLVCRFLCGVFASSALSIAGASLVDMHNDTRGLALSFFSFCPYSGPVISLIVNGFIATNTERMDLIIWVNMAFAGVMWIMVSLMPETYAPVILKRRAKKLRKETGNDKIMTEQEATPLSFKEMVNECLIRPLKFVVTEPLLDLVCAFVALIYAYLYAFFFAYPYIFSTLYGFGDDKIGLMFIPILIGAGFAVITTYVLEVEYSKLVKRRKPEPEDRLWGAMVGAPFPCIALFILGATSYKHIIWVGPASSGIAFGYGMVLIYYSLNNYIIDTYAKYAASALATKVFLRSAGGAAFPLFVTQMYEGLGLQWASWLLAFVALAMVLIPFTFYKWGKTVRSKLCKEDYSAALI; the protein is encoded by the coding sequence ATGGTGTCTCACGACGATAGCTCAGATTCAGAAATCACTGCTCAAGAGTTTAACCCAACTGCATTCCAGCCAGATCTTGAAGcacaatcaataaattcttcGGATACACAACATTCCGAGAAAAGTACAGAACCTCAATTGACTGTAACAAGAAcagaaaccaaaaaatcCCTTCACGACTTGGGATTAACATCATCTATACCTCATCCAGAATTAAATGGtccaattattgaaaatccTATATTCCCTGAAGAATATACTTTGGAAACCACTACCGGGTTGGTTCCAGTGGTGACGTTACAATCCATAGGAAGAGTGAAAACTattcaagaagaagagaaacTAGCAGGCTTGGATTCAGAAATAGAATTTGTCACTTTTAAAGTAGGTGATCCAGAAAATCCACACAATTGGCCAATGTGGTTGAAATGGTGGTACACCTTTATAATTTCCATGTTTGTCATTTCTGCTGCTTATGGTTCATCTTGTTTATCTGGAGGACTTTCCACTGTTAATAACAAATACCACGTGCTGACTGAAGTTTCTACTTTAACAGTTTCCTTAATGGTTATTGGGTTCTGTGTTGGTCCTTTGCTTTGGGCCCCAATGTCAGAAGAGTACGGAAGAAGACCCACTTACTTTATATCATTCGGTTTGTACGTCATTTTCAACATCCCCTGTGCCTTGTCTCCAAATATTGGAGGATTATTGGTTTGCCGTTTCTTGTGTGGTGTTTTTGCATCATCTGCTCTTTCAATTGCTGGTGCAAGTTTGGTAGATATGCATAATGATACCAGAGGTCTTGCCTTATcatttttcagtttttgTCCTTATTCTGGTCCTGTCATTTCATTGATCGTCAATGGGTTTATTGCAACCAACACAGAAAGAAtggatttgattatttggGTCAATATGGCCTTTGCTGGTGTAATGTGGATTATGGTGAGTTTAATGCCAGAAACCTATGCTCCAGTTATCTTGAAAAGAAGAGccaaaaaattaagaaagGAAACAGGAAACGACAAGATAATGACTGAACAAGAAGCTACACCATTGTCATTTAAAGAAATGGTAAATGAATGTTTGATTAGACCattaaaatttgttgtaaCAGAACCATTATTGGATTTGGTTTGTGCTTTTGTTGCTTTAATTTATGCTTATTTATATgcttttttctttgcttATCCATACATCTTTAGTACATTGTACGGATTTGGTGATGATAAAATCGGTTTAATGTTTATTCCAATTCTTATTGGTGCAGGCTTTGCTGTTATCACAACATATGTTTTAGAAGTCgaatattcaaaattggtgaaaagaagaaaaccaGAACCAGAAGATAGATTATGGGGTGCCATGGTTGGAGCTCCTTTCCCATGTATTGCATTATTCATTTTAGGTGCTACATCTTACAAACATATTATTTGGGTTGGTCCAGCCTCATCAGGTATTGCCTTTGGTTACGGTAtggttttgatttattactCTTTAAATAACTACATCATTGATACCTACGCCAAATATGCAGCTTCAGCTTTAGCCACCAAAGTGTTTTTGAGATCTGCCGGAGGTGCTGCATTCCCATTGTTTGTTACTCAAATGTACGAAGGCTTAGGTTTACAATGGGCTAGTTGGTTATTGGCCTTTGTTGCATTAGCTATGGTTTTGATTCCATTTACATTTTACAAATGGGGTAAGACAGTGAGACTGAAACTTTGTAAGGAGGATTATTCTGCTGCCTTGATTTAA